The Psychrobacter sp. LV10R520-6 genome includes a region encoding these proteins:
- a CDS encoding aromatic amino acid transaminase — translation MFERIDYYAGDPILGLMEKFLADSNPKKVNLGIGIYYDEAGELPVLDCVKTAEQRIADPISPRPYLPMAGLPGHRKGCQELLFGKDAPVLQENRVATIATIGGSGALKVGAEFIHRWFPQSKCYVSDPTWGNHIAIFEGSDVEVGTYPYYDKATSSVRFDDMVSFIEKLNKNDVVLLHPCCHNPTGLDLTQTQWDTVLEVIKQRELIPFMDIAYQGFGEDMDSDAYAIRKAVDMGLPVFVSNSFSKNLSLYGERVGGLSVVCPTADEAERVFGQLNFIVRCIYSSPPSHGGRVVDIVMNDEQLHQQWVGEVYGMRDRIKAMRIKLKSVLEANLPEHDFDYITRQNGMFSFTGLTPEQVERLQSEFGIYMVSNSRMCVAGLNVSNIDYVANAMVKVLKD, via the coding sequence ATGTTTGAACGTATCGACTATTACGCTGGTGACCCGATTTTAGGGCTTATGGAAAAATTTTTGGCAGATAGTAATCCTAAAAAAGTAAATTTAGGCATTGGTATTTATTACGATGAAGCCGGTGAATTACCGGTACTCGACTGTGTAAAAACGGCCGAACAGCGCATTGCCGATCCTATTTCCCCTAGACCTTACTTACCTATGGCAGGACTGCCTGGGCATCGCAAAGGTTGTCAGGAGCTATTATTTGGTAAAGACGCTCCCGTCTTGCAAGAAAATCGCGTTGCTACCATCGCCACCATTGGTGGTTCTGGCGCATTAAAAGTAGGCGCTGAGTTTATTCATCGATGGTTCCCGCAGTCCAAGTGCTATGTTAGTGATCCTACCTGGGGCAATCACATTGCCATCTTTGAAGGGTCAGATGTCGAAGTGGGCACTTACCCTTACTACGACAAAGCCACCAGTAGTGTCAGATTCGATGATATGGTCAGCTTTATTGAAAAGCTAAATAAAAATGATGTGGTGTTATTACACCCTTGCTGTCATAACCCAACCGGCTTGGACTTGACCCAAACGCAATGGGACACAGTACTGGAGGTCATTAAGCAACGTGAACTGATCCCATTTATGGACATCGCTTATCAAGGTTTTGGCGAAGATATGGACAGCGATGCTTATGCTATTCGTAAAGCCGTTGATATGGGTTTGCCAGTATTTGTCAGTAACTCATTTTCTAAAAACTTATCGTTATATGGCGAGCGTGTCGGCGGTCTCTCAGTCGTTTGTCCTACCGCAGATGAGGCCGAGCGAGTCTTCGGTCAGCTTAACTTTATAGTCCGTTGTATCTACTCAAGCCCACCATCGCATGGTGGACGTGTGGTCGATATTGTTATGAATGACGAGCAATTACACCAGCAGTGGGTTGGCGAAGTTTATGGCATGCGTGACCGTATCAAAGCCATGCGTATCAAGCTCAAATCAGTGCTAGAAGCCAATCTTCCTGAACACGACTTTGACTACATCACCCGTCAAAACGGCATGTTTAGCTTTACCGGATTGACGCCTGAGCAAGTCGAACGGCTACAAAGCGAGTTTGGCATCTACATGGTATCCAACTCACGTATGTGTGTGGCAGGCCTCAATGTCAGTAACATTGATTATGTTGCTAATGCGATGGTAAAAGTCTTAAAAGACTGA